The Methylocaldum marinum genome includes the window TGGCCCATAGCCGGGAAATTCCGGTGCTCCTGGACGGCGCGCAAGCGGCACCTCACATGGTGGTGGACGTCCAGGACCTGGACTGCGATTTCTACGCCCTGTCCGGCCACAAGCTGTACGGCCCGACCGGCATCGGCATTCTCTACGGGAAGGAGAAATGGCTCGAGGCGATGCCGCCTTATCAGGGCGGCGGCGACATGATTCGCCGCGTCACGTTCGACAAGACCGAGTACAACACCCTGCCCTTCAAGTTCGAAGCCGGCACGCCGAACATCGTGGATGCGATCGCCCTAGGCGCGGCGGTGGATTATCTCCAAGCCATCGGCCTGGACGCAATCGCCGAATACGAGGCCCGGTTGTTGCACTACGCCACGGAGCGGGCCCTCGAAATTCCCGAGTTGACACCGGTCGGCACGGCGGAACGGAAAGGCGCCATTCTTTCCTTCACATTGGAACGCATTCATCCCCACGATATCGGCACGATTCTGGACCACCTCGGCATCGCCATCCGCGCCGGGCACCATTGCGCCATGCCGGTGATGGACTTCTTCGGCCTGCCCGCGACCGCCCGCGCCTCCTTCGGGCTCTACAATACCTTCGAGGAAATCGATATCCTGGTGGACGGTATTCGAAAAGTCATCGAGGTGTTCGGCTAATGCTGGATCAGATCAGGGATCTCTATCAGGAAGTCGTGTTCGACCATAACCGCAATCCGCGCAACTTCCGGGTCATGGAAGACGCCAACCGCAAGATCGAGGGGTTCAACCCGCTGTGCGGCGACAAAATCACGCTTTACGTCAAGGTGAACGACGGCGTGATCGAGGACGTGAGCTTCCAGGGCTCCGGCTGCGCCATTTCGACGGCTTCGGCGTCGCTCATGACCGAAATCGTCAAGGGTCAGACCGAGGACGAGGCCCAGCATTTGTTCGACATCTTTCACCGCATCACCACGGGCAAGAACGACGAGGCCGTGAATCTCGAAGAAATCGGCAAGCTCGCGGTCCTGGCCGGCGTTCGCGCCTACCCGGCCCGGGTGAAATGCGCCACCTTGGCTTGGCACTCGCTGCAGGCGGCGCTCAAGAACGAAGCGGACACCGTCAGCACCGAATAAACCGGATAAAGAGAGCCGCTTCATGTCCGATTGGATCGACGTCACCCGCGAAGGCAGCCTGCAAAACGGCGAGCATGTGGTCGTGGATATCGATGGAACGGAGGTCGCCGTGTTCATGATCGACGGCGAGTATTATGCCGTCGAAGATGTCTGCACCCATGACGGTGCCGAAATCGCGAGCGGCCGGCTGGAAGGTTGCGAGATCGTTTGCCCTCGTCATGGCGCCCGCTTTTGCCTGAAAACCGGCAAAGTCCTAAAAGCCCCGGCCTATGAGGATCTCCCCTGCTTTCCTGTCCGGGTCGAGAACGGCATGATTCAGGTTCGGGACGAGCGCTGGAACTGATGCCGAGTCGAGCCGAGTGTTTCGGCTCGTTTTTCTTCGGGCTCATCTGTAGTACCATCCCGGTTTTTTCGCCGGACATCAAAGCTTTTTCACTATGCGCGAACTCAATCCGCTCTACAACCTCATCAAAGACTTGAAGAGCCGCCAGGCAGCTCTTAGGGGGTATCTTTGACTTCGATACCAAACGCGAGCGGCTGGACGAAGTTTTAAGAGAACTGGAGGACCCGAAGGTCTGGGAGGATCCCGAGAAAGCCCAAAACCTGGGACGCGAACGCACGCAACTGGAGTCGGTCGTCAACAACCTGATCAGAATTGAACAAGGTGTGAACGACACCGAGGAACTCCTCGAACTGGCGGCGGAAGAAAACGACGAAGCGACCGTCGACACTGTGGCTACCGATCTCGAGCGCTTCGAAAAGCTGGTAGCCGATCTCGAGTTTCGCCGCATGTTCGCCGGCGAAATGGACCCAAGCCACGCCTTTCTCGACATTCAGGCAGGGTCCGGCGGCACCGAAGCCCAGGACTGGGCGGAGATGCTGGAACGCATGTATCTTCGCTGGGGCGAACGCCGTGGATTCAAAACCGAGTTGATGGAAGAGTCGCCAGGCGACGTTGCGGGTATCAAGAGCGCAACCATCCGCTTCGAAGGCGAATACGCGTACGGCTGGCTCAGGACCGAAACCGGCGTGCACCGCCTGGTCAGAAAATCGCCCTTCGACTCCGGCAATCGCCGGCACACCTCGTTCGCCTCGGTATTCGTTTCACCCGAAGTGGACGACACGATTGATATCGAAATCAATCCGGCCGATCTGCGCACCGATGTATACCGGGCCAGCGGCGCCGGCGGACAGCACGTCAACCGAACCGAATCCGCCGTACGCATCAC containing:
- a CDS encoding aminotransferase class V-fold PLP-dependent enzyme, producing MNKVYASQAAMPQNPAHSAPSAAGLKARSSTAGYDVTRIREDFPILRQTVNGKPLVYLDNAATTQKPKTVIDCIRRVYENDYSNVHRGVHTLSQRSTDLFEAARENVQKFLNARHSHEIVFVRGTTEAINLVAQSFGRSTLKEGDEILITAMEHHSNIVPWQMLCEQTGAKLKVAPIDTKGELVPDEFEKLLSPRTRLVSVCHMSNALGTINPVKAIIELAHSREIPVLLDGAQAAPHMVVDVQDLDCDFYALSGHKLYGPTGIGILYGKEKWLEAMPPYQGGGDMIRRVTFDKTEYNTLPFKFEAGTPNIVDAIALGAAVDYLQAIGLDAIAEYEARLLHYATERALEIPELTPVGTAERKGAILSFTLERIHPHDIGTILDHLGIAIRAGHHCAMPVMDFFGLPATARASFGLYNTFEEIDILVDGIRKVIEVFG
- the sufU gene encoding Fe-S cluster assembly sulfur transfer protein SufU produces the protein MLDQIRDLYQEVVFDHNRNPRNFRVMEDANRKIEGFNPLCGDKITLYVKVNDGVIEDVSFQGSGCAISTASASLMTEIVKGQTEDEAQHLFDIFHRITTGKNDEAVNLEEIGKLAVLAGVRAYPARVKCATLAWHSLQAALKNEADTVSTE
- a CDS encoding non-heme iron oxygenase ferredoxin subunit, yielding MSDWIDVTREGSLQNGEHVVVDIDGTEVAVFMIDGEYYAVEDVCTHDGAEIASGRLEGCEIVCPRHGARFCLKTGKVLKAPAYEDLPCFPVRVENGMIQVRDERWN
- the prfB gene encoding peptide chain release factor 2 (programmed frameshift) — its product is MRELNPLYNLIKDLKSRQAALRGYLDFDTKRERLDEVLRELEDPKVWEDPEKAQNLGRERTQLESVVNNLIRIEQGVNDTEELLELAAEENDEATVDTVATDLERFEKLVADLEFRRMFAGEMDPSHAFLDIQAGSGGTEAQDWAEMLERMYLRWGERRGFKTELMEESPGDVAGIKSATIRFEGEYAYGWLRTETGVHRLVRKSPFDSGNRRHTSFASVFVSPEVDDTIDIEINPADLRTDVYRASGAGGQHVNRTESAVRITHVPSGIVVQCQTERSQHANRDRCMKQLRAKLYETEMLKRNAEKQKLEDSKSDIGWGSQIRSYVLDQSRIKDLRTGVETGNPQAVLDGDLDMFIEASLKSGL